One genomic segment of Kiritimatiella glycovorans includes these proteins:
- the infB gene encoding translation initiation factor IF-2: MKVSELARQAEVSAEEMLEILSDLGIEGKTADDELTDEQKDLALDDLGMLPEEAEETEDTQEAQAETEAPAEAEDVAAEPDEGEQPSGEASEAGPEESSAAAESAPAEEESLKPDQILLTGPIKVRDFAERLGVRPNVLIAELMKMNIFASITQGIDAKVAREIAEKRGFTVIREKPGKKRAEETPAGKPKKTREGREKKKGADVGEALPRPPVVTFLGHVDHGKTSLLDRIRSARVVEGESGGITQHIGAYSVEVEHEGKTHPITFLDTPGHAAFTSMRARGANLTDIAVLVVAADDGVMPQTIEAIQHARAAGVCIVVAINKTDLPGASPDRVRQQLQQHELMPEEWGGEIGCVEVSAATGEGMDQLLERLALESELLELTAHPANPAEGFVIEARLEPGRGPVANLLIKDGTLKSGQGILCGTQAGKVKALFNDQGQAIGEAGPASAVQVLGLNGVPEAGDMFDVYKNEREAQKVADELVEEESAGSGAGEQQKKLSLEDLFGGGEETKELPLVVKADVQGSLEAVCQSLENIKSDKVKIKFILTGVGNVTGNDVMLASASNAIIIGFHVGVESGVRGTAEREGVEVRLYSIIYELLEQVEAAMKGMLEPEQRERALGRAEIRQIFTIGKRARVAGCLVSEGRIPARSRVRVLRGGDVVYEGRIVSLKHYQNDASEIRHGQECGIQLDNPDSFQEGDMIEAFEVERIAPEL, translated from the coding sequence ATGAAAGTAAGCGAACTGGCCAGACAAGCCGAGGTGTCGGCGGAAGAGATGCTGGAGATCCTCTCCGATCTGGGCATCGAGGGCAAGACGGCCGACGATGAACTGACGGACGAGCAGAAGGATCTCGCGCTCGACGATCTCGGCATGCTTCCGGAAGAGGCGGAAGAGACGGAGGATACGCAGGAGGCGCAGGCGGAAACGGAGGCCCCCGCCGAAGCTGAAGACGTCGCCGCGGAGCCGGATGAGGGGGAACAACCGTCCGGAGAAGCTTCGGAGGCCGGACCGGAAGAGTCTTCGGCCGCCGCGGAGTCCGCGCCGGCTGAAGAGGAGTCCCTGAAACCCGACCAGATCCTGCTCACCGGCCCCATCAAGGTGCGCGACTTCGCCGAGCGGCTCGGGGTGCGTCCTAACGTACTTATCGCCGAACTGATGAAGATGAACATCTTCGCGTCGATCACGCAGGGCATCGACGCGAAGGTGGCGCGGGAAATCGCCGAAAAGCGCGGGTTTACGGTTATCCGTGAAAAACCGGGCAAAAAACGCGCGGAAGAGACGCCCGCCGGAAAGCCGAAGAAGACCAGGGAGGGCCGGGAAAAGAAGAAAGGGGCGGACGTCGGCGAGGCCCTGCCCCGTCCGCCGGTGGTGACCTTTCTCGGACACGTGGATCACGGCAAGACTTCACTGCTGGACCGCATCCGCAGCGCCCGCGTGGTCGAGGGCGAATCGGGCGGGATTACGCAGCATATCGGCGCTTATTCGGTGGAAGTCGAGCACGAGGGCAAAACGCATCCGATCACCTTTCTCGACACGCCGGGTCATGCCGCGTTCACTTCGATGCGGGCGCGCGGAGCCAATCTCACCGATATCGCCGTGCTGGTGGTGGCGGCGGACGACGGCGTGATGCCGCAGACGATCGAGGCGATCCAGCACGCCCGGGCCGCGGGCGTCTGTATTGTGGTTGCGATCAACAAGACGGACCTGCCCGGCGCCAGCCCCGACCGCGTCCGCCAGCAGCTCCAGCAGCATGAACTGATGCCCGAGGAGTGGGGCGGCGAGATCGGCTGTGTCGAGGTCAGCGCCGCGACGGGCGAGGGCATGGACCAGCTCCTCGAAAGGCTGGCGCTCGAATCCGAGCTTCTCGAACTCACCGCCCATCCCGCCAATCCGGCCGAAGGATTCGTCATCGAGGCCCGGCTGGAACCGGGGCGCGGACCCGTCGCGAACCTGCTGATCAAAGACGGCACGCTCAAGTCCGGACAGGGCATCCTGTGCGGAACGCAGGCGGGCAAGGTCAAGGCCCTGTTCAACGATCAGGGGCAGGCGATCGGGGAGGCCGGTCCCGCCAGCGCCGTGCAGGTGCTCGGGCTCAACGGCGTTCCGGAAGCCGGGGACATGTTCGACGTCTATAAGAACGAACGCGAGGCGCAGAAAGTCGCCGACGAGCTGGTGGAGGAAGAGTCTGCGGGATCAGGCGCGGGCGAGCAGCAGAAGAAGCTCTCGCTCGAAGACCTGTTCGGCGGCGGCGAAGAGACGAAAGAGCTCCCGCTGGTGGTCAAGGCCGATGTGCAGGGTTCGCTCGAGGCGGTCTGCCAGTCGCTTGAGAATATCAAGAGCGATAAGGTGAAGATCAAATTCATCCTGACCGGTGTGGGCAATGTGACCGGTAACGACGTCATGCTCGCGAGCGCATCGAACGCCATCATCATCGGGTTCCACGTGGGCGTCGAGAGCGGGGTCCGCGGCACGGCGGAACGTGAGGGCGTGGAGGTGCGCCTCTACAGCATCATCTACGAACTCCTCGAACAGGTCGAGGCCGCCATGAAGGGCATGCTCGAGCCCGAGCAGCGCGAGCGCGCCCTCGGCAGGGCCGAGATCCGCCAGATCTTCACCATCGGCAAGCGCGCCCGCGTGGCGGGCTGCCTGGTTTCCGAGGGACGCATTCCCGCCCGCAGCCGTGTCCGCGTCCTGCGGGGCGGCGATGTCGTCTACGAGGGCCGGATCGTCTCGCTCAAGCACTACCAGAACGACGCCTCGGAAATACGCCACGGACAGGAGTGCGGGATCCAGCTCGACAATCCGGACTCCTTCCAGGAAGGCGACATGATCGAGGCCTTCGAAGTGGAACGGATCGCGCCCGAACTCTGA
- the rbfA gene encoding 30S ribosome-binding factor RbfA has product MGSQRMIRVNELLKRQISEDLYHLHNPPVKPGEITVTRVDTSADLRQARVYISVIQGEEKRQQAVDYLNKRHGELQRLVMKRVRLKYTPRFEFEADPTLEEGDRVLKLLEEMEESGGSSPPEKPDPFDLPDASDRGNS; this is encoded by the coding sequence ATGGGTTCGCAACGCATGATCCGGGTCAACGAGCTGCTCAAACGGCAGATCTCGGAAGACCTCTACCATCTCCATAATCCGCCCGTTAAGCCGGGCGAGATCACCGTGACCCGTGTGGACACCAGTGCCGATCTGCGCCAGGCGCGGGTCTATATCTCGGTGATCCAGGGGGAGGAGAAGCGGCAGCAGGCCGTGGACTACCTCAACAAACGTCACGGGGAGCTGCAGCGGCTCGTCATGAAGCGCGTCAGGCTGAAGTATACGCCGCGCTTCGAATTCGAGGCCGATCCCACCCTGGAGGAGGGCGACCGCGTGTTGAAACTGCTGGAAGAAATGGAAGAGTCCGGCGGGTCCAGCCCGCCGGAAAAGCCGGACCCGTTCGACCTGCCGGACGCTTCAGACAGGGGGAACTCATGA
- the truB gene encoding tRNA pseudouridine(55) synthase TruB: protein MTRRERSRKGPPRTDPCEGLLLVDKPADWTSHDVVAKVRNHFRLRKAGHGGTLDPMATGLLVLLIGRGTKLAPYMTGADKEYEGVMLLGRTTDSHDRQGKTLEERPYDTVTREALENETAKFIGEIEQIPPMVSAKKQSGVPLYKLARKGQEVEREARSLRIDRFELKSFDPPHVSFELRCSKGTYVRTLVHDMGEGLGCGACLNDLRRLASGSLRVEDAHTLETVLQHDRQSLRDIMITLDRLDPERLKEGC, encoded by the coding sequence ATGACTCGCCGGGAACGATCGCGTAAAGGACCGCCGCGCACGGATCCGTGCGAGGGCCTGCTGCTGGTCGATAAGCCCGCGGACTGGACCTCCCACGACGTGGTCGCCAAGGTCCGCAATCATTTCCGGCTTCGTAAGGCAGGTCACGGGGGCACGCTCGATCCGATGGCCACGGGACTGCTGGTACTGCTGATCGGTCGCGGCACCAAACTGGCGCCGTACATGACCGGCGCCGACAAGGAATACGAGGGCGTCATGCTGCTGGGACGGACGACCGACAGCCATGACCGGCAGGGCAAGACCCTGGAGGAGCGGCCGTACGATACCGTTACCCGCGAGGCGCTGGAGAACGAGACGGCGAAATTCATCGGCGAGATCGAGCAGATCCCCCCGATGGTCTCTGCAAAAAAACAGTCCGGCGTTCCCCTCTACAAGCTGGCCCGGAAAGGACAGGAGGTGGAGCGCGAGGCGAGAAGCCTGCGGATCGACCGCTTCGAACTTAAATCGTTCGACCCCCCGCACGTATCCTTTGAGCTGCGGTGTTCCAAGGGCACCTATGTACGGACGCTGGTGCATGACATGGGCGAAGGGCTGGGATGCGGCGCCTGCCTGAACGACCTGCGGCGCCTGGCCTCCGGCTCGCTCCGCGTGGAAGACGCGCACACGCTGGAAACGGTGCTGCAGCACGACCGTCAGAGTCTCCGCGACATCATGATCACGCTCGACCGGCTCGACCCCGAACGGCTGAAGGAAGGATGCTGA
- the ribF gene encoding riboflavin biosynthesis protein RibF, protein MLTRETSFSSAPGNGPLTFAAGCFDGVHLGHRAVIDAARRRAGETGGRARVLTFTPHPARVLNPNAAPPLLDAPSTRMRLFRETGVDGVDELKFDPAFARLGPGEFLDRLCARWPALESLAVGSDWTFGRRADGDVGRLREEASSRGIRVIAVEPVLHEGTRISSTRIRREVREGRMEEAAAMLGRPFAIAGRVVRGDGRGRSLGYPTANVEPRNGVRPPPGIYAGRACLGHTLRPAAVYLGSRRTFHRNGGRVMEVHLLEDRPDLYDTELETELIRRIRDDARFESPQALQRRIARDLDEIRAVLG, encoded by the coding sequence ATGCTGACCCGGGAGACATCGTTCAGTTCCGCTCCCGGGAACGGGCCGCTCACCTTTGCGGCGGGATGCTTTGACGGAGTTCACCTGGGACACCGCGCCGTTATTGACGCCGCGCGCCGGCGGGCCGGCGAGACGGGCGGCCGGGCGCGCGTGCTGACGTTTACCCCGCATCCGGCCCGGGTGCTCAATCCCAACGCCGCCCCGCCGCTGCTCGACGCCCCCTCCACGCGGATGCGTCTGTTCCGCGAGACGGGCGTGGACGGCGTGGACGAACTGAAGTTCGATCCCGCCTTCGCACGGCTCGGACCCGGAGAGTTCCTCGATCGGCTATGCGCCCGGTGGCCCGCTCTAGAGTCCCTGGCGGTCGGGAGCGACTGGACCTTCGGCCGGCGTGCCGACGGCGATGTGGGCCGCCTGCGAGAGGAGGCCTCGAGCCGCGGGATCCGCGTGATCGCCGTCGAGCCCGTGCTTCATGAAGGAACGCGGATTTCCAGCACACGCATCCGGCGCGAGGTCCGGGAGGGCCGCATGGAGGAGGCCGCGGCCATGCTGGGCCGCCCGTTTGCCATCGCCGGACGCGTCGTGCGGGGCGACGGGCGCGGACGCAGCCTCGGCTATCCCACCGCAAACGTCGAGCCGCGCAACGGCGTCCGCCCGCCGCCCGGCATCTATGCCGGTCGCGCGTGCCTCGGGCACACCCTCCGGCCCGCCGCCGTCTACCTCGGCAGCCGGCGCACGTTCCATCGTAACGGCGGGCGGGTGATGGAGGTCCACCTCCTCGAAGACCGGCCCGACCTTTACGATACGGAGCTGGAGACCGAACTTATCCGCAGGATTCGCGACGACGCACGGTTCGAGTCCCCGCAGGCTCTCCAGCGGCGTATCGCGCGGGATCTCGACGAAATCCGCGCCGTGCTGGGCTGA
- a CDS encoding AAA family ATPase codes for MSRNKHELESADLRRVCDTAHLSFETTADLDPLEGVVGQERALRSVSFGIDIRSPGYHMFAMGPVGTGKTTTIRKFLENDASGQEPPGDWMYVNNFEDPDRPRTLSLPAGRGREFKDDMDELVHELRSEVPQAFEKDEYRKEQERLQQEFEQKRKQLFEALEKEAQQRNFRIVQSAQGIVLSPVKDGETLSPEQISNLDEQTQEQIRSAREELQGKLRDTMREAQKLQQQAREKIRELDRQVVGSAVGHRIDQLKEQYADFEHISEFLDEVRDHILKNVDAFKQLKQMEQMNPQQRAMQAMMQGGGKTPDFSEYRINLLVDNSAREGAPVVLELNPSHPNLIGRIEHTSQFGALVTDFSMIKAGALHRANGGYLMVEAIDVLTRPFAWQSLKQAIKNGEIHIESLGEQFSAMTTRSLKPEPVPLNLKVIMVGDPMIYQLLYQLDRDFQELFKVKADFATDMEWDDQACESYARFVATICREEHLRHFDPSGVAKVVERGSRLCSHQRKVATKFGDVVDLIRQSSYWAGRNGSDTVSGEDVRRAVDEMIYRSNRIEERLRELIEDETILIDTEGRAPGQVNGLGVIMLGDYMFGKPSRITARAWPGKSGVVSIDRETELGGKIHNKGAMILSGYLGGKYADDMPLTLAASITFEQSYEGIDGDSASSTELYALLSELSGFPLRQDLAVTGSVNQRGRIQAIGGVNEKIEGFYDVCRLKDPAGSQGVLIPESNVKHLMLREDVVEAVGRGEFHIYPVSTIDEGIAILTGKEAGEKHEDGSWPKDTVNGAVYARLRELAQKIKNFASGEG; via the coding sequence ATGTCCCGGAATAAACACGAACTCGAATCCGCAGACCTTCGCCGCGTATGTGATACAGCCCACCTTTCATTCGAGACCACCGCCGATCTCGATCCGCTTGAGGGCGTCGTGGGCCAGGAGCGCGCGCTGCGTTCCGTGTCGTTCGGGATCGATATCAGAAGTCCCGGCTATCACATGTTCGCGATGGGTCCCGTCGGCACCGGCAAGACGACCACGATCAGGAAGTTCCTGGAGAACGATGCGTCCGGCCAGGAGCCGCCCGGCGACTGGATGTACGTCAATAATTTCGAGGATCCTGATCGACCGCGGACGCTCAGCCTGCCGGCGGGCCGCGGGCGGGAGTTCAAGGACGACATGGACGAGCTGGTGCACGAACTCCGCTCCGAGGTTCCCCAGGCTTTCGAGAAGGATGAGTACCGGAAGGAGCAGGAGCGGCTTCAGCAGGAGTTCGAGCAGAAGCGCAAACAGCTCTTTGAGGCACTGGAAAAAGAGGCGCAACAGCGCAACTTCCGGATCGTCCAGTCCGCGCAGGGAATCGTCCTGTCGCCGGTAAAAGACGGAGAAACGCTCAGTCCGGAGCAGATCAGCAATCTCGACGAGCAGACGCAGGAGCAGATCAGGTCTGCGAGGGAGGAGCTGCAGGGCAAGCTGCGCGACACGATGCGTGAGGCGCAGAAGCTTCAGCAGCAGGCCAGAGAAAAGATCAGGGAACTTGACCGGCAGGTGGTCGGTTCCGCGGTCGGACACCGGATCGACCAACTCAAGGAACAGTACGCCGATTTCGAGCACATCAGCGAATTTCTCGACGAGGTGCGCGACCATATTCTCAAGAACGTCGACGCGTTCAAACAGCTCAAGCAGATGGAGCAGATGAACCCGCAGCAGCGCGCGATGCAGGCGATGATGCAGGGCGGCGGGAAGACGCCGGATTTCAGCGAATACCGCATCAATCTCCTGGTCGACAACAGCGCGCGCGAGGGCGCGCCCGTGGTGCTTGAGCTCAACCCCAGCCATCCCAACCTGATCGGGCGTATCGAGCATACCTCGCAGTTCGGGGCGCTGGTGACCGACTTCAGCATGATCAAGGCCGGTGCGCTGCACCGCGCGAACGGAGGGTATCTCATGGTCGAGGCGATCGACGTCCTGACGCGCCCCTTCGCCTGGCAGTCGCTGAAGCAGGCCATCAAGAACGGCGAGATTCATATCGAGTCGCTGGGCGAGCAGTTCAGCGCCATGACGACGCGCTCGCTGAAGCCCGAACCCGTACCGCTGAACCTCAAGGTTATCATGGTCGGCGATCCGATGATTTATCAGCTTCTGTACCAGCTCGACCGCGACTTCCAGGAGCTGTTCAAGGTCAAGGCCGACTTCGCGACCGATATGGAATGGGACGACCAGGCATGCGAGAGTTATGCGCGTTTCGTCGCCACCATCTGCCGGGAAGAACACCTGCGTCACTTCGATCCCTCCGGAGTGGCGAAAGTAGTGGAGCGCGGCTCGCGTCTGTGCAGTCATCAACGGAAAGTGGCCACAAAGTTCGGCGATGTGGTCGACCTGATCCGCCAGAGCAGTTACTGGGCGGGCCGTAACGGGAGCGATACGGTGTCCGGTGAGGACGTGCGCCGGGCCGTCGATGAGATGATCTACCGTTCAAACCGCATCGAGGAGCGGTTGCGTGAACTGATCGAGGACGAGACGATCCTGATCGATACGGAAGGCCGCGCTCCGGGGCAGGTCAACGGCCTCGGTGTGATTATGCTGGGCGACTACATGTTCGGGAAACCCTCGCGCATCACGGCCCGCGCCTGGCCCGGCAAATCCGGTGTGGTCAGCATCGATCGCGAAACTGAACTCGGGGGGAAAATCCACAACAAGGGCGCGATGATCCTCAGCGGGTACCTGGGCGGAAAATACGCGGACGACATGCCCCTTACCCTGGCGGCAAGCATTACGTTCGAGCAGTCGTATGAAGGCATCGATGGCGACAGCGCGAGTTCGACGGAACTCTATGCGCTGCTGTCTGAACTTTCGGGCTTCCCCCTCCGCCAGGATCTCGCCGTTACGGGTTCGGTCAATCAGCGGGGGCGGATCCAGGCCATCGGCGGGGTCAACGAGAAGATCGAGGGCTTTTACGATGTCTGCCGGTTAAAGGATCCGGCCGGCAGTCAGGGTGTGCTGATCCCGGAAAGCAATGTCAAACACCTGATGTTGCGGGAGGACGTGGTCGAAGCGGTCGGACGCGGCGAGTTCCACATCTATCCGGTGTCGACGATCGATGAAGGCATCGCCATCCTTACGGGAAAAGAGGCGGGCGAAAAGCACGAGGACGGATCATGGCCGAAAGATACGGTCAATGGCGCTGTGTATGCGCGGCTGCGTGAACTCGCACAGAAGATAAAAAACTTCGCAAGCGGCGAAGGCTGA
- a CDS encoding sodium:calcium antiporter has translation MLNVAQWPMEAIVLLFAGAGAAIAVTGTRISGTADRLADVTGWGEAIFGAVLLGGSTSLSGLVTSVAAAAGGHPDLAISNAIGGIAVQTFFLAVADAVYRGVNLEHAAASLENLLQGALLIVLLALPLVFRSAPQSSIAGVHPGSIILAAAYLFGMRVVMRGRRQPMWRARRTEETREDPGGAGATSRTKRRLWIEFSVCAAVLLLAGMLIMRTGVEISERTGLSETFVGALLTAVVTSLPELITSVAAVRRGALTLAVGNIIGGNSFDMLFLAGADMAFRPGAIYAAMTSRHALLISVTILMTGVLLLGLLRREKRGIGNIGFESVLVLVIYVAAMIMLATG, from the coding sequence ATGCTGAACGTTGCCCAGTGGCCGATGGAAGCGATCGTGCTGCTCTTCGCCGGCGCGGGCGCGGCGATCGCCGTCACGGGCACGCGCATATCCGGCACCGCCGACCGGCTGGCCGATGTGACGGGATGGGGAGAGGCGATATTCGGGGCGGTTTTGCTGGGCGGAAGCACGTCCCTTTCCGGCCTGGTGACGTCTGTGGCCGCGGCGGCCGGCGGGCACCCGGATCTCGCGATCAGCAACGCGATCGGCGGCATTGCGGTCCAGACCTTTTTCCTGGCCGTCGCGGATGCCGTCTACCGCGGGGTCAATCTTGAGCACGCCGCGGCCTCCCTGGAGAATCTTCTCCAGGGGGCGCTGCTGATTGTGCTACTGGCGCTTCCGCTGGTGTTCCGTTCCGCGCCGCAAAGTTCCATCGCCGGGGTGCACCCGGGCTCGATCATCCTGGCGGCCGCCTACCTGTTCGGAATGCGCGTCGTCATGCGCGGCCGACGCCAGCCGATGTGGCGCGCACGGCGTACCGAAGAGACACGGGAAGACCCGGGCGGGGCCGGGGCGACATCGCGCACGAAACGACGTCTCTGGATCGAGTTTTCCGTCTGCGCCGCCGTCCTGCTTCTGGCGGGCATGCTCATTATGCGCACCGGAGTGGAAATCTCAGAGCGGACCGGCCTCTCGGAAACGTTCGTCGGTGCCCTGCTGACCGCCGTCGTCACCTCGCTTCCCGAGCTGATCACGTCCGTGGCCGCCGTGCGACGCGGCGCACTCACCCTGGCGGTGGGCAATATCATCGGCGGCAACAGCTTCGACATGCTTTTCCTTGCCGGCGCCGACATGGCGTTCCGCCCCGGCGCGATCTATGCCGCGATGACGAGCCGCCACGCCCTGCTGATTTCGGTGACGATCCTGATGACCGGGGTGCTGCTGCTTGGACTCCTGCGCCGCGAGAAGCGCGGCATCGGCAATATCGGCTTCGAGAGCGTGCTGGTGCTGGTGATCTACGTTGCCGCCATGATCATGCTGGCGACGGGGTGA
- a CDS encoding CTP synthase yields MTKYVFITGGVVSSLGKGITAASIGRLLINRGLSIRMVKVDPYLNIDPGTMSPYQHGEVYVTEDGAETDLDLGHYERYTGQPTSQKSNITAGRVYWEVLQKERRGDFLGGTVQMIPHISNEIKRQIRSLEEEEPDVVLVELGGTVGDIEGLIFLEALRQLGLEVGRENSLFLHLTYVPFIHAAQEVKTKPTQQSVAKLREIGIIPHVLVCRTEVDLNEEVMTKLALFCNVPRECVLMERDVEHSIYEVPLMLAEQGLDEIILNHFRVARPTKRLTDWERLIQVIRQPEGHVRIGVTGKYSELQDAYKSIYEALDHGAFAAGYAVDLVKIAAEDFEEDEDSLTILDSLDGILVPGGFGSRGVEGKIRAVRYARENGIPFLGICLGLQCAVIEYARHVCGLPEAHTTEFGDETPDPVICLMEEQKSVKNMGGTMRLGACPCRITKGTRTHAAYGREKVSERHRHRYEVNNDYRESLEKGGLTLSGINTELDLVEMVELEDHPWFVATQAHPEFKSQPIRPHPLFRDFIAAAIEYGRATKA; encoded by the coding sequence ATGACGAAATACGTTTTCATTACGGGAGGGGTGGTATCCAGTCTCGGCAAGGGCATTACGGCGGCCTCCATCGGCCGCCTTCTCATTAATCGCGGATTGAGCATCCGCATGGTAAAGGTCGATCCGTATCTCAATATCGATCCGGGGACGATGAGTCCGTACCAGCACGGCGAGGTCTATGTGACCGAAGACGGTGCGGAGACCGATCTCGACCTCGGCCATTACGAGCGCTACACCGGACAGCCCACCTCGCAGAAGAGCAACATCACCGCCGGCCGCGTCTACTGGGAGGTGCTGCAGAAGGAGCGGCGCGGGGATTTCCTCGGCGGCACGGTGCAGATGATTCCGCACATCTCCAACGAGATCAAACGCCAGATCCGTTCGCTGGAGGAAGAGGAGCCCGACGTCGTGCTGGTCGAACTGGGCGGGACGGTCGGCGATATCGAGGGGCTGATCTTTCTCGAGGCGTTGCGCCAGCTCGGTCTCGAAGTGGGCCGCGAAAACTCCCTCTTTCTTCACCTCACCTACGTGCCATTCATTCACGCCGCGCAGGAGGTCAAGACCAAGCCGACCCAGCAGAGCGTAGCGAAACTGCGCGAGATCGGAATCATTCCGCACGTACTCGTATGCCGCACCGAGGTCGATCTCAACGAAGAGGTGATGACCAAGCTCGCCCTTTTCTGCAACGTTCCCCGCGAGTGCGTGCTCATGGAACGCGACGTCGAGCACTCCATTTACGAGGTTCCGCTGATGCTCGCCGAGCAGGGCCTGGACGAGATTATCCTCAATCATTTCCGTGTCGCGCGGCCTACGAAGAGGCTCACCGACTGGGAGCGGCTCATCCAGGTGATCCGGCAGCCGGAAGGTCACGTGAGGATAGGGGTTACCGGCAAATATTCCGAGCTGCAGGATGCCTATAAATCGATCTACGAGGCCCTCGACCACGGGGCGTTCGCCGCGGGTTACGCCGTCGATCTGGTAAAAATCGCCGCCGAGGATTTCGAGGAGGACGAAGACAGCCTGACGATCCTCGACAGTCTCGACGGCATCCTCGTCCCGGGCGGGTTCGGTTCGCGCGGCGTGGAGGGCAAGATCCGGGCCGTCCGTTACGCCCGGGAAAACGGCATCCCGTTTCTAGGCATCTGCCTCGGATTGCAGTGCGCCGTCATCGAATACGCCCGCCACGTCTGCGGACTTCCCGAGGCGCACACCACCGAGTTCGGGGACGAGACCCCCGACCCGGTCATCTGCCTGATGGAGGAGCAGAAATCGGTCAAAAACATGGGCGGGACCATGCGGCTGGGCGCCTGTCCCTGCCGCATTACCAAGGGAACCCGCACCCATGCCGCGTACGGTCGTGAAAAGGTTTCCGAGCGTCACCGCCACCGCTATGAGGTCAACAACGATTACCGCGAGAGTCTGGAGAAGGGCGGCCTCACGCTGTCCGGCATCAATACGGAACTTGATCTGGTCGAGATGGTCGAGCTGGAGGATCACCCGTGGTTCGTCGCGACCCAGGCCCACCCCGAGTTCAAGTCCCAGCCCATTCGCCCGCATCCGCTCTTCAGGGATTTCATCGCTGCCGCGATCGAATACGGCCGCGCAACAAAAGCGTAG
- a CDS encoding HAD family hydrolase, with amino-acid sequence MPTGIVMDFDGVIVDSEPLHHAAFCEVLAPEGIPVSWEEYAADYIGFDDRDALRTFFRRAGRDLDESRMRELIRLKAEAFERKVHEGDVHPCPGAVELIRAVHEHAMPLALCSGALRRDIDPILARLELTGAFEVMVTADDVEVSKPDPESYRRAWDGLRARHPHACGEPETGVAIEDTPTGIRSAKGSGLRVLAVRTPYVNPADLSADWTVDTLEGLTPADLERLA; translated from the coding sequence ATGCCGACGGGAATCGTGATGGACTTCGACGGAGTGATCGTGGACAGCGAGCCGCTGCACCACGCGGCTTTCTGCGAGGTGCTCGCACCGGAAGGCATTCCGGTCAGCTGGGAGGAGTACGCCGCGGATTACATCGGCTTCGACGACCGCGACGCACTGCGCACGTTTTTCCGCCGCGCGGGCCGGGACCTGGACGAATCCCGGATGCGGGAACTGATCCGCCTCAAGGCCGAGGCGTTCGAGCGCAAAGTGCACGAAGGCGACGTCCATCCCTGTCCCGGCGCCGTCGAACTGATCCGCGCCGTCCACGAACACGCGATGCCGCTGGCGCTGTGCAGCGGCGCACTGCGCCGCGACATCGATCCCATCCTCGCGCGGCTGGAGCTCACCGGCGCGTTCGAAGTGATGGTGACCGCCGACGATGTCGAGGTCAGCAAACCGGACCCGGAATCGTACCGCCGCGCGTGGGACGGCCTGCGGGCGCGTCATCCCCACGCGTGCGGCGAACCGGAGACGGGCGTGGCGATCGAGGACACGCCGACGGGGATCCGCTCGGCGAAAGGGAGCGGGCTGCGGGTGCTGGCCGTCCGTACGCCCTACGTGAATCCCGCCGACCTCTCGGCCGACTGGACCGTCGATACGCTGGAAGGCCTCACGCCCGCCGACCTCGAACGCCTGGCCTGA